In the Deinococcus planocerae genome, TCTTTCCCTGTTCACCTTCGAAGAGAAGGGGCGCGACCAGGAGGCGCGACAGAAGCTGTACGAACTCAACCGCCGCCTGGCCCCCCTCCTGCCGGGCAACGGCGACGAGTTCCCGACCTTCGAGGAGTACGAGCGCGAGATCATAGAGGCCGAATGGTTCCGGCCCGAAGGGCAGTTGATCGCGGCCCAGGGCGAGCATTGGGTCGGATTGGTGGGCCTGGGCTTCTACGAGGAAGGACGGCGCCTCCACCACGAATTCACGGCACTGGACCCGACGTATCAGGGGCGGGGGATCGCGCTCGCCCTCAAAGCGTGGAGTGTTCAGAAGGCCAAGGCCTGGGGGATGCACGAAATTCGAACTGGCAATGATGCGTCCAATACGGCGATCATCAGCCTCAACCGTCGCCTGGGCTACCACCTCCAGCCAGGGGTCGTCAAGCTGCGCCGAACGCTTCGCACAGGGTAGTAAGACAGGGCGATGAGGCGGGGGGCTCATGCATCCTTCGCTTCATCGTCACTTTCTCGTGAAGAATGGCCGTCTAAGCGATGGGCACTTCTGCCTGTACTCCAGGAGGAAGACTCAGAAGTTTCTTCAGCGGCGTGTCCCCGTGCTTGAGGAGGTAGGTCAGGAAGTTCATCTCGCGCTCCTGCGGGGTGCCCAGCGGCAGCAGGTGACGTTTCAACCGCTTGAGCTGCCGCGTCCGGTCGTCCTCCTGGCGGGCGAGGGCGTGGAGGGCGAGGGTCTGGAGGTGACGAATCCGCGCCGTCGTCCGCACTCGGGTGCGTTCGGCGGCCCCGGCGAGGGTGGGGTCCAGCGCCCCGAGTTCTTCCGTCAGCGCCTGTAATTCGCCGTCCAGCGCGGCGAGGCGCTCGGCGGAGGCGGCCCCCGCCCCCCGTTCCCGCGCGAGCGCCCGGCCCAACACCCCCTCCGGGTCGGCCTGCACCTCGGCGGCGCTCGCCCCCAGCCTGGTGAGGAGCCGCGCCACGTTGGGCTCCAGCCACGTCACGCTCAGGCGCGGCCACAGCAGCGGCTGCCCGAGCCCGTGGAGGCCGTACACCCCGGCGAGCTGCGCTCCATACGCGATCTCCCCCGGCCCCACCACGAAGGCGAGGGTGGGCAGCAGCGCATCCTGCACCACCGGGCGCAGCCCCGCCGCCGGGGTCAACCGCGTGGGATCGCCATGCAAGACGGCGAGAAGTTCGTCGCGGGTGTACGTGCCCGTCTCGGTGGAAAACCTCTTGCCGTCGAAACGCAGGAGCCTCCGCTGCCCGTCCCCCTCCTCCACAAAGAGGTTCGTGGCCCCTGCCGGACGGCGCAGTTGTGGCTCGAAGCCCGCCTCCGAGAGCCGTTCCGCCGCGTCCTCGATCAGGGCGGGACCTTCCAGCGGGCGCTCCAGTTCGCGGGCGAGCGTGGGGGCCATCAGGGCAGCCAAGGCCGGGTGCATGGGATCGAGAACGAGCAATCCAGCGGGAGCGAGCAGCCCGTGGATCAGCCGCGCGAACACGTCCGCGTAGCTCCCTCCACCTGCCAGCGCCCGCTCCACCCTTGAGCGCACCGCCGCGCGGTACTCGGGGGCCGTGTCGAAGCGGTCCAGCAGCCCGAGGACCTGCGCCGTCCACTCCTCCCGCCAGGGCACCCGGCCCACGGGCACGCCCTGGGGCACGTCCAAGGTGAGGCGGTGCAGTTCCTCCGCATGGTCGAGGAGGGTGGTCGAGGCCACCTCCGCCGCGTCGTGGTCCTGGCTGGCGACCCAGTAGACGGCGACGACGGGCGCGTCCTCGCGGTCGAGGTGCCGGGCGAGGAGGGCCGCGTCCGCCCCCTTGTGCACGCTGTACGCCGGGCCCGTCAGGAGCCCCGCCTGCTGCCCCGTCACGACCACCCGCGACGCGGGGTGCGCGAGCCGGGTGAGGGTCGCCTCTACCTCCCTGTCCAGCGTGCCCAGGTCGCGGTGGTATTCACGCAGGGCGTTTGCCAGGGCCGCGCGGTCCACGTCCCGCCGCTCCTCGCGTGCCGCCTCCAGGTTGCCTGCCCGCAGCCGGAAAAAGCCGGGCAGGTCGCCCGCCCGGTACGCCGCCGCGATACTCCTCGTCCCCTTCAAGGTCCCACCGTCTTCCGCATCGGGCCCAGCCTAGAACGTTTATGCGCCGGGGTGGCGTGCTGACCTCACGGACACGCTGCCCGTTCGTTGGGAAACGGTCGCCCACGCACCGCCGGGCTTGAGGAGACGACCCAGGGCGGGGACGACGGAACCGGAAGACGCGCGCTTCCTGCCCGCCCTACCGCAGCGGCTCCCGCGAGGCGTGGATCAGCCCCGCCCGGTCGGTGAGGATGATGCGGCGGTAGCCCAGGTCGAGCAGCCCGCGCGCCCGGAAGTCGCCGAGGAGCTTGGTGATCGTCTCGCGGGTGCTGCCGACCACGTGGGCGAGGTCCTGATGCGAGACCCGCTCGCGCAGGGCCAGCACGCCGCCCTCGGGCCAGGTGCCCTCCCGCTCGGCGAGGGCGAGGAGGGCGAGCGCGAGGCGCTGCGAGACCTCCATGAAGACGAGGCCGGAAAGCCTTTCTTGCACCCCGCGCGTCTGGCGGGTGATCTGCTCGGTCAGGGCCACCCCGACCGCCGGGTGCGCGCGGGTGAGGCGGGTCAGCGTCTCGCGGCCCAGCATCAGCGACTCGGTGTCGTCCATCGCCTCGGCGTACATGCCGTACCGCTCGCCCGGAAGCAGCGCCGACGCCCCCAGCAGCGAGCCGGGGCCGTGCACGTCGAGCGTGACCTCGCGCGCCGCCGCTCCGAGGCGGTAGAGCCGCACGCTCCCGCGCGTGAGCACGTGCAGCGTCTCCGCCGGGTCCTCGGGATGAAAGAGCAGCCCCCCCCGCGCCCAGCGGCCTATGCGCGCCGCCGCCATCACCTGCGCGAGCGTCTCCTGGGGCAACGCTCCGAATGCACCGGACATCATGAGTTTCAGTCTGCCACACCGCCCCGTTCTGACCCGCGCACAGCCCGTGTTACAATTCGCGCCACGCATGACCCGACCCCAGCCCACCGCCCAGCCTCACCCGGCGGAGCGCCTCACCCTCCTTGGCCTCCCGCTCGACGTGACCGATCTGGAGGGAACGCTTGACCGCCTCGGCGAGTGGATGTTCCGTGCCCCCCGCTCGCCCCACACCGTCGTCACGCTCAATCCCGAGTACATCGTGCAGGCGCGGGGGCGACCCGACCTCGTGGCGGCGGTGCAGGAGGCCGACCTCGTGACGGCGGACGGCATCGGCATCGTGTGGGCCGCGCGGCAACTGCACGGGCGGGAGGTGCCCCGCGCCCCCGGCTACGACATCGTGAAGGGCCTGATGGCGCGGCACGGGCCACAGTTGCGCGTCTTCTTCCTGGGGGCCAAACCCGGCGTCGCCGAGAGAGCCGCGCAAAACGCCGTGCGGGACTACGGTATTCAGGTCGCGGGCGTCCACCACGGCTATTTCGACCTCCCCGAGGACCGGCGGGTCGCGGAACTCGTCGGCGCCTCGGGCGCGCACCTCGTCCTGACGGGGATGGGCGGCGGGCGGCAGGAGACCTTCAACGGGTACTGGCGGCAGGTCCTCGGCGCCCCCGTCATCATCGGCTGCGGCGGCGTGATCGACGTATTCGCCGGGACCGCCGACCTCGCCCCCACCTGGACCCGCAGGCTCGGCGTCGAGTTCCTGTGGCGGGTGGGCCTCGACCGCAAGCGCTGGAACCGCGCGCCACGGCTGGCCCGGTTCGTCCAGATGGTGCGGGCGGAGAAGAGGCGGCGGTAGGCCGCCCGGCCATGCCCCTCGCCGCCCTCTACGACGTACACGGCAACCTGCCTGCCCTGGAGGCCGTCCTCGACGAGGTGGAGAGGGTGGGGGCAAGGCAAGTCCTGATCGGCGGGGACGTGGCGTACGGGCCGTTCGTGCGTGAGACGCTCGACCTGCTGCTCGCCCTCGGGGACCGCGCCGGCTGGGTTCGCGGCAACGCCGACCGGGAACTGGTGGAGTTCTTCGACACGGGGACCACGGGGGCGTCATTGCCGGACGATCAGCGCCGGGCCCTCGCGTGGGAGGCTCAGAGGCTTGACCGCAGCCACCGCGACTTCCTCGCCGCCCTGCCCCACCGCCGCAGGGTGGAGGTCGAGGGGCTGGGCCCCGTGCTCTTCTGCCACGGTTCGCCCCGGAGTGACGAGGAGATCATCACCCGCCTGACCTCTGAGGAACGGCTGGCGCGCCTCCTGGCCGGGGTGGAGGAGAGGGTCGTCGTCTGCGGCCACACCCACGTCCCCTTCGACCGCGTGGTGGGCGGCGTGCGGGTGGTGAACGCGGGCAGTGTGGGGATGGGGTACGGGCCCCCCGGCGCCTCGTGGGCCCTCCTCGGCCCGGGGGTGGAGGTGCGGCACACGGGGTACGACCGGGAGCGGGCCGCCGCGCTTTTCCGGCGAAGCGGCCACCCCCTGGGCGACACCTTCGCGGAGAATGTGGAACGGCCCGCCTCGGCAGAGGAGGCGAGCACGTTCTTCGAGGAGTTGGCGTTGCGGCGGGAGCGTGCGGACGTCCTCTAGCGCTCCTCGCCCAGTGCCCCGTCCAGCGCCTCCAGCATCTCGTCCACCTCGGCGTCCGAGATCGTCAGGGGCGGGCCGAGGAGGAGGTGGTCGCCGCGCGTGCCGTCCACCGCCCCGCTCCCCGGGTAGGTGATCAGCCCGCGCCGCATCGCCGCCGCCGCCACCCGCGCCGCGATCCCCGGCGTCTCGAACGCCCGCCCCGTCGCCGGGTCGCCGAGCACCAGCCCGAGGAGGAGGCCGTGCCCGCGCGCCTCCAGCACCGTGCCGTGCCGCGTCTGCACCTCCCGCAGGCCCGCCAGCAGCCGCTCGCCCCGCACCCGCGCGCACGAGGCGAGCCCCTCCCGCTCCACGATGTCGAGCACCGCGAGGCCCGCCGCCACGCTGACCGGGTGCCCGGCGTACGTGAACCCGTGCTTGAAAGCACCCGAGCCCTGCATCACCGTGTCGTACACCTCCGCGCTCGCGGCGAGTCCGGCCAGCGGGGCGTATCCGGCGGCGAGTCCCTTGCCCAGCACCACGATGTCCGGCGTGACCTCCCCGCCCAGCCGCACGGCCAGGGGAAGG is a window encoding:
- the bshC gene encoding bacillithiol biosynthesis cysteine-adding enzyme BshC → MKGTRSIAAAYRAGDLPGFFRLRAGNLEAAREERRDVDRAALANALREYHRDLGTLDREVEATLTRLAHPASRVVVTGQQAGLLTGPAYSVHKGADAALLARHLDREDAPVVAVYWVASQDHDAAEVASTTLLDHAEELHRLTLDVPQGVPVGRVPWREEWTAQVLGLLDRFDTAPEYRAAVRSRVERALAGGGSYADVFARLIHGLLAPAGLLVLDPMHPALAALMAPTLARELERPLEGPALIEDAAERLSEAGFEPQLRRPAGATNLFVEEGDGQRRLLRFDGKRFSTETGTYTRDELLAVLHGDPTRLTPAAGLRPVVQDALLPTLAFVVGPGEIAYGAQLAGVYGLHGLGQPLLWPRLSVTWLEPNVARLLTRLGASAAEVQADPEGVLGRALARERGAGAASAERLAALDGELQALTEELGALDPTLAGAAERTRVRTTARIRHLQTLALHALARQEDDRTRQLKRLKRHLLPLGTPQEREMNFLTYLLKHGDTPLKKLLSLPPGVQAEVPIA
- a CDS encoding Crp/Fnr family transcriptional regulator — protein: MMSGAFGALPQETLAQVMAAARIGRWARGGLLFHPEDPAETLHVLTRGSVRLYRLGAAAREVTLDVHGPGSLLGASALLPGERYGMYAEAMDDTESLMLGRETLTRLTRAHPAVGVALTEQITRQTRGVQERLSGLVFMEVSQRLALALLALAEREGTWPEGGVLALRERVSHQDLAHVVGSTRETITKLLGDFRARGLLDLGYRRIILTDRAGLIHASREPLR
- a CDS encoding WecB/TagA/CpsF family glycosyltransferase; its protein translation is MTRPQPTAQPHPAERLTLLGLPLDVTDLEGTLDRLGEWMFRAPRSPHTVVTLNPEYIVQARGRPDLVAAVQEADLVTADGIGIVWAARQLHGREVPRAPGYDIVKGLMARHGPQLRVFFLGAKPGVAERAAQNAVRDYGIQVAGVHHGYFDLPEDRRVAELVGASGAHLVLTGMGGGRQETFNGYWRQVLGAPVIIGCGGVIDVFAGTADLAPTWTRRLGVEFLWRVGLDRKRWNRAPRLARFVQMVRAEKRRR
- a CDS encoding metallophosphoesterase family protein, with protein sequence MPLAALYDVHGNLPALEAVLDEVERVGARQVLIGGDVAYGPFVRETLDLLLALGDRAGWVRGNADRELVEFFDTGTTGASLPDDQRRALAWEAQRLDRSHRDFLAALPHRRRVEVEGLGPVLFCHGSPRSDEEIITRLTSEERLARLLAGVEERVVVCGHTHVPFDRVVGGVRVVNAGSVGMGYGPPGASWALLGPGVEVRHTGYDRERAAALFRRSGHPLGDTFAENVERPASAEEASTFFEELALRRERADVL